The Arcanobacterium pinnipediorum genome includes the window TCCGAAACCCCTCCCCCCATCCTCAGCCACGTACGGTAGCCCCGGCGCATCAAACGAGCGGTTTGCTCACGACCAATATCTTTTCCCCTCACGGCGCAACGCGTGCCACATCTTACGAATCCCGTAGACATTGTAGTTACTTTCATGAACCTCAACGATATGCTCTATCAGAGCAGCATCACGCAGGCTACGAGCACTCACACCACGAGATTTTGATTGACGATAGCCACGAGAAGTGATGAAACCACCAACACGGTGAGTGTTTAACGTCTTGCAGATGAACTGAGTAGAGAAACGATTTCGATACTCATCAATGAACCGAATCATTTCCGACGTTTCGGGTCGAGTTCCGACGCGAAAAAAGCCGACGTTGCTTATCTGAACTCATTAGTATCGCGAAGCTCGGGGTTTTCACTAACGTAGCCGCGCATTTTCGACTTCCACGTCCTGCGGCAAGCGTTCAAGAACGCGCCCCTTCCACGGCAAGCTACCTGCATCCATTGCCGAGCAGTGCGCCAAGAAACACCTAGTTTCAGCGCCACAATCGTGCACGCTTCTTACGTGGAAACAATCTCCGCCACAATACGGTCTTCTACCAAACGGGCGACAAAGTCCTTGCCATCCTCATCAAACTCCTTGCGCCTACCCAGACCATGACCATCTACTCAAACAGAACAAAAACCAGTACGGTGCAGTTCGACAATAGACACCATGTGAAGAACGAAAACCGCTACATAAAGCGATAAAAGAATATACTATTCATTTAAGCGACAAGATTCTAGCTTTGAAAGTGTCAAATGAAACCCCTGCTAGACATTTTCTAGGAAGTGACCCATAACGTCACGAAAGAAGGAGCATGCCAAAATGGTGGAAACAAAAGAACTCACAGATTTAGGAAATGAAGAGGCTCGAACTTTTCTATTACATCCAAGCTCATACTGTAATTTCAGCATGCCTCCCTACATCAATCTGAAAGGATTTTTACAAGCTGGCCAAGAGTGGATAACCGAAACTCCAGTGTTTGACTCTTCATACTACAGTTCTCTGACCCCAAAACAGAAGAAGAAGTTCTACCAAACAATAGGAAGGTGCCCCGACCTAAATTACCTCATCCGCATGAACAAAGATGGGCGATACGCTTGGAGACCACTGACACTGGTACACCCATATGCATACGCAACTCTCGTTATAGAATTAACCGAACATAACAATTGGGAAAAACTCAAAACACGCTTCAATACACTCTATTCTGAGACTCAAAATCACGTTATAGTCGCCTCGAAGCCCCGAGTGGCTCTTTCAAAAGATTCCGATAGTGAAGACCTCTTATATAAGACCAGCACAAAGGAAAACATTAGCAATTGGTGGGATCATTTTGAACAAGAAACCGTTCGCCAATCTATCATCTACCCATTTCTGGCGGGAACGGATATAGCTAACTTCTATTCATCCATTTATACACATTCAATCGCTTGGGCGATAGAAGGACGCGATAATGCCAAGGCCAATCACAGTCTCATATTGCTGGGGAATCGTATTGACGCATTATTTCAAGCGCTCAACGCCGGTGAAACCATTGGCATCCCACAAGGAAACGCCTGTTCCGACATTATCGCCGAAATCATTCTCGCCAATATCGACTCTCAAGTGATTCAAGCCGCTAACAACGAGAAAGGAATAAAAGACTTTAAAATACTTAGATATCGAGATGACTACCGCATCATGACAAAAACACGCGCGGACGCTGAGATAATTCTACAACTTCTTGTAGATATTCTAGCCGTATACAACCTGTCTCTGAACTCGCAAAAAACTTGGCTTTCAGACGACGTAATCTCCTCCGCAGTAAAACCAGAAAAGCTCGACTTTCGTAGATCATTTTTAATTGGTCGACCAGTTCGTGCTATGAGCAGTGACAATGCTCGAACCGTCGGTGAAGCTATTGATAAAGCCATCACGGAAAATAGCGTTCTACAAGAAACATACTATTTTCAAGAATCACTTGAAAATATTACCCAATCCCCCGATTTCTTACCGCAGATCAGCGAAATACTCAGTAAATCGATTACCGAAACCAACCTCCGGGACTTTTTATTTTACATTCGTGAATTCGCGAAGTCTTTTCCAAATTCAGGTAGTTTGCAAATAGCTCTAGAACTATATAAAAAAACTATAAAATCGAAGCCAACCCTAGTGAAAGATGTCCGCCTACATATCGCGATTATCCTAGATATCGTTTCTTCAAACCCTCGATGTCTTGTCAACGGCATTGCTATCTTTAGCTTATTTCTTGAAAAAATGCCTACAGAACTGAAATCTGAGACCGTACAGCAAATTCTAGATTACTTTCAAACGATTCCAAATGTTGAGTACGTTAGGATATGGCTCCAACGTATTGCACTAGGGTTACACTTAAACACCAGCTGGGATAGCAAACTGTGCGCCTTAGTTGAATCCCCGACTAATGGTCCGCTTTGGGGAACATCATTTTTATCTACAGACGACATAAATTCCGAGAGCGACAAGTTTACGAAAATACCTCTAGTGGACGAATGTGTTGTTCAAGAACTATCAGACATCATGTCGGATCACGAGTACAGTCCATTCTCAAAGTACGGCAGCTAACGCTATCTCTTTGCGATGAGATTTATTCCGAAAATCAATTAGCACCACACCCCGATACATCATAAAAGAAAAGGGGTATACTACAGCAGAAAGCTCCGGTAGGATCAAATCTCACTCCTAGAGCTTTCTGGAGTGCCCTAAGTTTTTAGGGCCAGGTGACTTGAGTGTTGTCTATTGATACCCTGCCTATGGGTGGGGAGAATGGATCAATGGTGAAAAAGTTTAGTAAACACACCTCCTTAAACAAATTGTTCGTAAGCTGGAAAAGGCTCGGGAACTTAAAGATGATGGGGCGAGTACGGCTCAGATTCTGAGCGAGCTAGGAATCAGCGAAGCGACGCTACATCGGTGGCAGGCTACCTACGGGTCAATGACGAGGAGCGAGGCTAAAGAACTCCAGCGTCTACGTGAAGAGAACTCACGCTTGAAGCGCCTTTTAGGCCAGGCCGAGTTGGAAAAAGCAGCGTGGAAGGAACTGTCGTAAGGGAAACTTTTAAGCCCAGCTCGTCGCCACGATGCAGTATGGCATCTGATCGAGTTGGGCTATTGGCAAAGGCTTGCTTGTTCGTTTGTGGGGCTCTCTCGTAGTGCTTACCAGCGAGCTCGAGCAGGAGATCTCAAGCCGGATAAGTATGCGTCTTTGCGCCAGTGGATGCACCAGTTCGCAAAGGATTACTGCCGGTGGGGACACCGGCGCGCCTGGGTTACAGCCCTAGCGCAAGGATATGGGGTATGTCGGGAAACATTTCGCAGGATCTGGCGTGGGGAAGGTCTGCGTGTGCTGCTAGGTAAGAAACGTAAGCGTTTAACTGGTAAAGATCACCGTAAGGTTGCCCCTGGTCAATACTCTAAAGACGTGTGGTCTTTAGATTTTCAGTTTGATTCGACTTGGCATGGGAAGATGATCAAGATTTGTAACATCATCGATGAATATACCCGTGAACATGTTGCCTTCGCTATCGATGACAGACTTGATGCGGCTTGAAGTCATCGAGTTACTCGATCTGACCTCGCTCGATCATAGTGGCAGGCCACGGGTTATCCGGCTGGATAACGGACCTGAATTCATCTCTCAAGCCTTACATGAATGGGCTGGTGAGGATGAGACGATTCAGGCGTTTATTCCACCGGGCCAGCCTTGGCATAACGGGTTTGTTGAATCTTTCCACAACCGAATGCGAGACGAGCTTCTTGAAGATAACAGCATCGAGAACCTAGAACACGCCCACACGTTGGTAGCTCACTGGTCACAACGCTACAATAACTTCCATCCACATTCCTCACTGGGTTACCTCAGCCCACGACAATATGCGGAACAATGGAAACAGCAAAACACGGTCAACTCTTAAGTCAACTGGCCCGAAAAACTAGGCCACACCACACTCCAACTCCAATGATAGAAAAGCGGGAAAATAGCCTCTGTCCTTCTCAGCCGAGAAAGAGTATGCTTATATCTGGTTGTTGCAATTGTAATAAATGAGGAAAAACTACTTAATATGAACTTGACTTCTCAAGTCCTTTTACGTGATCTTCCAATTTTTGCAATAGCTTTTTAATAAAAACAACATTGCTAGCAATGCATTTCGTTTCATCATCGATGTTTTCGAGATTATTGTATGGCAGTTGCCCTTCTAAAGCGGCTTGAATCTGTTTTGTTCCGAGTAGTTCAATTGTATCCCCATTTTGAAACTTGATGTCCGCAAGATTGTGAGCCAACTTGTTACGCATCCTATTTAACCGAACTAGGCAGTCATAGAACGGAAACTCGACATTCGTATTTTGAACAGATTCCACCGCGAAGTCGAAGGTGTCAATAACATCATGATTCTTTTCAAAAATTCTTATTAATGTTATAAGTGGAAATGATTTAAACTTCTCATTTTCGTCATATTTTACAGGGCTAAAATTAATCGAACATGACTGGACGTCTATATTGGGTCTTAATCTCCCACCTAGATAAAGATATAGTTGTTCCTTTAATTGTTGCTTAAATTCAGGTAAGTTGTCTGTAAAAATCTTCCGGATCGTTACCTCGAGCTCGTGGTAGTTTTTCAGAAACTCGTATACGAAAAGTGATCTATTTAGCAATATTTCCGCTTTAGGATTACTCCCCCATATTCCACCCATCTCATTTTCCCTGCGCTATTCTCTTCACAAGTTCGAGCCGCGCATTCACATTACTTGTCGTTGCAGGAGATTTCTCGAGAGTAGCTTGAATACGAGCATCAGAGAAAACCGCTTGTGAAAGTTCAAGATCAGCGTTCAAATCTGCAGATACAAACGGAACAATCGCATCGATTATATAGTCTGCATTTGCATAGGACAGAAAGTTTCTTTTGAATTCGAGAGTTCTTTCTAGTAGAAGGCGTAGAGTTTGTTCTTCAAGCTCTACACTATTACTCTGTAGTTCTTGTAGGACGTTATTAATCATTTCACGGGGCCTTGAATTGTACCCAACAACAGCCCCATCTTCTATGTTCGATCGAATGTAGAAAGCTATAGACCGATAGAATCGACCATAATCGTCAAATCGCTTAATGTCGTTTGCTGAGAATATCGTTTCGTATTCAACTTTGCGTTCCGATCGGGATCGATCTACGAACTCCGTGATCTGGTCGGTAATTTGTGATTTGTAAATCGCTCTCCGTATTTCATTAACCTTCAGCTTTTCTGCACCACGATTTAGTCGCGCAAAAATATCGTATTTTGTAAATTGAGGCGAATTAGCAGTAATGACATATATATCAAGGATAGATGATAACATTTTAGATGTTAGTTCTGGCGCAATTTTATAGATTTCGCCAAATTTTTTTCCACCGAAAATATCTCCATAATATTCCAGAATGCGCTCAGTTAGTTTGAGTTGCTCTCTGATGAACTCTGTGATTGCTGTTAGTCGCTGTTTTCCATCAACCACTTCGTATTTTGTCTCCTCTAGGGGATCTGCGCTTGGAACCTCTACTACGTAGATAGGGGGAATCATTATTTCCATATATAAAGATTCGATGAACGCCGTCTTTTTATCGTTATTCCAGATGGCACGCCTTTGGTAATCCGGGTCAAGGATGAGCCTTCCATCTTTAATCTTCTGATATATTTCGGATATTGACCATGTCTGCCTAACGATCTTAGTTTTATCGAGCAGGCGCCGTTTCTCTTCGAACTCGTTTTCAATGCGTTCCTTTTGATTTTGTTCTATAGAGGAATTCTCCGCGAGCTGTAGGGACTCATCACTCTGAGTTTCGATACTTTCTAAGGTGTGATTTTCTTCTTGTGAAGTTGTCTGAATTTCCATGATTACCCTTTCCTGCGATAGCCAATATAATATCAGTCTTGAGCGATTTAAGATTTAGATTTGGTTGTCTTGAGCATTGAGCGTGTTTTCGTGTCTGCATTGTTCTGCGCATTTTCGCGGAGTTAAGGTGGACCAGCGAAGAATACGTATGAAGGTTATTCTAGTGCTTTGGGCACTGTTCCACGAGCGTGCGGGAGTGCGCGTACCCGGTAGGACACGCTACCGTCTGCCCGCCACTGTTCCACGAGCGCGCGGGAGTGCCTAATATTCTCAATGCAGTCCCCGTTACTGTTTTGATAAGCCCTGAAGCTGGCAGTTGCGGGATGTACTCATCCGGACTGGTACAGCGTGAATTTCGATCCCCTGGGCCGAATCAATTGTGGGTAGCTGACATTACTTATGTCCGTACTCGTAAGGGGTTGGTCTATACCGCTTTTGTGACCGATGTGTTCTCCCGACGGATTGTCGGGTGGGCGTTATCTGATTCGATGCGTACTGAAGCGTTGCCGTTGCAGGCATTGAATCAGGCGATTGTATGCGCGAAGAAAACAACTGGGCTGATTCATCATTTAGACCATGGCTCGCAGTATGTGTCCATTGTTTATAATGAGCGTCTTGCTGAGCACGGAATTACTTGCCTCGACAGGGACGGTTGGTGATTCCTATGACAATGCTTTGGCTGAAAATGTCAACGGTTCTTACAAGAATGAGTTGATTCTTAGGCGGTCATGGGCGGACGTGGTTGACGTTGAAATTGCGACGTTTGAATGGGTATCGTGGTGGAACGAGTCACGGCTTGACCAGAGCCTAGGCTACCGTACACCGGTCGAGGTTGAACAAGAGTTTTGGACCAGCAACACCGGCCCAAGAAAATAATAGAAATCAAGGCACATGACTAGGAACAAAACCTGGGGCACTTCAACCTCCCCAGATTCAACCCTTGTCACAGGGATGGTGCGCGACTATAGTCAAAAGCACAGCTTGCAAGACGTTATTATTCATAGTGATCAGGGAAGTCAATACTTCTCAGAAGACTACCGCAAGCTCCTGAGAGCTTTGGGAGTACGACAATCCATGTCGAGGAAAGGAAACTGTCTGGACAACTCGCCAGCAGAATCCTTCTTTGCCCGACTAAAAACTGAACTCGACCTCTCCAAGGGCGCACGTAGCGGACATGCAAGTCTTCAACGAATCATCAGTGAATATATCCACTGGTGGAACACCCAACAAACCGTGAATCGGCTGCACACCAGTCCACTAAAATATAGACAAGAATACGAACTCGCTGTCTAACAAACAGGGTTCATACCACTTCACTACTAAAGGCATCTATTCAAGTACGCTGAAGAGCATGCCTTTGTCACCCATCGAAATTATCCCCACCAGCCAGGTGCTCTGCCTGCTCGATAATTAGCTTGACTGCTTCTTCTTGCTTGTCAGGCGGATACTTAAATTTGGCAAGGAGCCGTTTTATTCGAGATCGCATACGGGCTCGAACAGTTTCTTTTACTGTCCAGTCGATAGTTGCTGAGCTTTGAATTGTGCGCACTAATTCCTGTGCAATGGTTTTGAGGGTCTCGTCCCCCATTTCTAGGATTGCGGAGTCGTTTTGTATAACCGCGTCATAGAGTGCTACTTCAGCGTCAGACAGCCCGAGCTCTTTCGCTCGTTTCTGGTTTGCTCGCATATCCTTTGCAAGAGAGACGAGTTCAGCAATGATCTCAGCGGTTGTCAAGGAGCGGTTTGTGTATCGCTTGACAGCGTCGTCAAGAAGCTCCGAGAACTTCCTCGATTGTACGAGGTTTGTGCGCCGTAGTGTACGGATCTCGTCGTTAAGCAGCCTCCGCAATAAATTCATTTGCAGGTTTGGCTTATCTATCTTCGCAATGGATTCCAAAAATTCTTCAGAGAGGAGTGAGAGTTCTGGATTTTCCATACCGGCAAATTGGTAAACATCGATGACTTTGTCAGCAGTTACTGATTCATTAACGAGCTGTGCAAGCACTGAGTCAAGATTGCTGCTCCCCTGCTGTGCCCCGCCAGATTCCGGGCTGATCATCTTTAACGCTGCAGTGCGAACATCAGTAAATAAGCGTACATCGTCTCGGATAGCTACAGCTTCCGGACGTGACGCTACCAGGGCGTACGCTTTCGCCAAGGCTAACACTTGATCGGTGTACCGCTTGGTAATTTCTTGATCGGATAACACGTAATCAAGAACTGTCGCATACTGCGAAAGCCGGTCGGAGGGCGACAGGTCGGGTGATGAGTCATACGTGATGTTATGCAAGATGCCTTTGACAATGTCATATTTTTCTTGCATGACGTAGATTAGCTTTTCTATCGGCACACCAGCTTGTTCGCGATCTGATGGCGAATAGACGCTAAGTGCTTCTTGTAGCGATGTAAACAACCCAATATAGTCAACGATCAAACCACCGGGTTTGTCTTTAAACCTGCGGTTGACACGCGCTATTGCTTGCATGAGGCCTGCGCCTTGCATTGGTTTATCGACATACATCGTATGCATTGAAGGAGCGTCAAAACCCGTTAGCCACATGTCTCGCACGATGACGATCTCGAGTTCGTCTTCCGGGTTCTTCGCCCGCAATTTGAGGTCTCGGCGTTCATCTTTTGAGTATATGTGTGGCTGGAATTCAGCGGGGTCTGCAGCTGACCCGGTCATCACTACTTTGATTTTTCCTTTTGTAATATCGTCGGAATGCCACTCGGGCCTCAGAGCAGTTATTTTGTTATAGAGGTCGACGGCGATCCGCCGGCTCATCGTCACAATCATTGCCTTGCCATGCATCGTTGCACGACGTGTTTCCCAGTGTTCGACAATATCAGCCGCAACAGCATCGAGTCTGGAATCGGCACCCACGAGTGCTTCAAGCCTCGACCATTTTGTTTTGGCACGTTCCGGAGAATCATAGAGAGCCTGTTGGAGTGCTTCTTCGATGACGGAATCAACTTTCTCCATGGTAACGTCATCTAAATTAATCTTCGCTAGCCTTGACTCGTAAAAAATCTTGACTGTAGCTCCGTCTTCAACAGCTCTCGTGAGGTCATAAATATCGATGTAATCTCCGAATACTGCTTTAGTTGATCGATCATTCGATTCGATTGGTGTTCCAGTGAATCCGAGAAATGTTGCATTTGGCAATGCGTCACGCATGTGCTTTGCTAACCCAGCTTTGAGTCTTCCATTCGTATCTAGAGTTTCTTCAAATCCGTACTGGGAGCGGTGTGCTTCATCTGCAACTACAACAACATTTCTCCGGTCGGTAAGAACAGGATTAGTATCACCATCTTCACCGGGAGCAAACTTATGTAGCGTTGTAAAAATAATACCGCCAGCCACCCGCGATAATAGGGAACGAAGATTATCTCGGCCTTCTGCTTGTACCGGAATTCCAGGAAGAATGTGAGCTGGTGCGAACACTTCTCTGTAGAGTTGGTCGTCGAGATCGTTACGATCAGTAATAAAGACAAGCGTGGGGTTGCTCATCCGAGGATCGCGGATAAGTTTCGCGGCGTAGAATACCATCTCGAAGCTTTTCCCTGATCCTTGGGTATGCCAGACCACGCCACCTCGCCTGTCACCGTTTGGCCTTGAAGCCCGAACAGTTGATTCAACTGCAGCATTCACAGCCCAATACTGGTGATATTTCGCAACTCGCTTAACAAGAGCTCGCCGGCGCTGACCGGTAGTCGGGTCTGTTATTGCCTCATCAGAAAAAACAACGAAGTTCTTTAAGATGTCAAGGAATCGCTCTGGCGCAAAAACACCTTTAACCAACACTTCCAGGGCGGACTTGTTTGTTATAACATCACGCCCATCAATTGTCTTCCAGGGTGCGTAGTGCTCGAAACCTCCCATAAAGGAGCTCATGGCAGCAGCTGTTCCATCGGAGATTACTGTCACCACATTCGGCACGAAAACGGCTGAAATTTCGGAGCGGTATGTTTGGATCTGATTCCACGCATTGCGCATTGTTGCGTGTTCGTCTGCAGGGTTCTTGAGCTCGAATAAACCGACAGGTACTCCGTTAAGGAAAACTACGATATCAGGGCGCCGATTGTGTCCGTTTTCGACAACTGTGAACTGGTTGATTGCGTACCAGTCGTTCTGCTCAGGTCTTTCAAAATCGATGATTCGTAACAACACCGTTGTTGTTTCTCCATCAGCTGCTTTTGCTTCTACTGGTACACCTTTGACCATCAAATCGTGCATTCGTTGGTTTTCTAAGGCTATGTCCTGAGAGTCAGCACGCCGTATACGTGCGAGAGCTGCACGAACCATCTGAGTGCTCGCTTCAGGGTTCAGGCGCCGAAGTGCATCTTCAACCCGACTCCATAAAACTACATCTGAAGGTTGCTCACGGACTGTACCGATTTCCGCGTCTATTGGCCCATACCCAGTGCGATATCCGATTTCACGCAACCAGTCGAGTGTTGCCTGCTCTACAACTGACTCATTGAAACGGTTCATCAGCCAATCTCCTTCTCAATTGCTTCACGCGCTTCTGGAACACGAATACGGCCAGACATCAGTTCAGGAAGTAACGCGTCTCGGAGGGCAGCTAACCTTCTAGATTCCACACAGAGAGCCGCATCCATATGCAGTAATGCCAGCGTTTGCTGTTTCAACTCGTGACCGGCCTCGGTAAAGTCTGGCACCACAATCGAGAGCACATCAGCAGGCCGGACTCTCTGATGACTACCTGACGTCCCCGTAACTCGCTGAGGCAATTCCCGCCGAAAGGAAGGCGAACGAACAGCAAGCCAAAGCGCGGCAAGCTCAAGTTCATTCTTCGCTGTTAAGACAAGAAATTCTGTTGACGCTAAAGATGGTAATCCTTGCTGGGAAATGGCCCACCACATGCGCTCAATACGCGGGTTTAGACGTGAAATAAGAACTGACTTATCAGGTAAAAGCAACTTGTTGCTCTTAATTACAAAGGCTTGGACTTCTTCAGGGCCCACTCCAGCATCAAATGCAGGAAGGCTGAAGTGATTTACTAGACTGTCACCCATTTTCTTGGGATTAACAGTAGCTTTAGAAAAAGTCCCTATGCTTCCTAAAGATACTAATGGCAACCTTTCTTCGAATTTCTCGGAAAGAGCTTCAATTAGATCGGAAAATTTCGTTCTCGCATTGCGATTTGATTCAATCTTTTCGTCAAGAGCGCCGAGTGTTGCCGCGATTGCATGTTGCTCTTCCATTGAAGGGATTCGCACATCAAGGCTCTCCAGCTCAGTTCTATTTAGGCCTGGAACAGCACTATCATTATTCATGTCCTCCAAAGGCAGAGTGAGCAAAAAATAGTATAAATACTTTAGGTAAACGTGTTCACTCCCACGAGTATAAAATACTGTATCGATAGGGAAGCAAGGGCTATCGAGATAATACACTGAGCCAATCGTCCCTTTGCGTCCAATAACGACACATGGATCATAGATTAAAGCTTGATCATGTACACCAGTAAGACCACCTGAGCTAACAACAGGAATCGTCCCAGTGTTCCGCTTTCTGCTTGGAAGAGACTTACCGTATATCATCGGTGCAATATCTCCCAATTTACGCAACATAATACTCATCTCAGTTGATCCAAAATTTCTCGAACTCGTCGCTCAATCTCTTTTCCACGGGCAAATTCTGCCAGTAGCTCTATTTTTAGCCTCTCAATCTTCTCATCGATAGGCTCTCCATCGCTCTCTGCTTCAGCGACACCAACGTATCGTCCTGGCGTAAGAATATAATTGTTAGCCTCAATTTCTTTGGCTGTGGCTGCCTTGCAGAAGCCGAGCTCGTCGGAGTAAGAACCATAATCAGACTTTGACCGCCATGCGTTATACGTTCCGGCAATCCTTCCCACATCATCTTCAGAAAGCTCACGTCGTGCACGCGTAATCATCGTGCCAAGTTCACGAGCATCTATGAAGAGCACTTCACCGAGGCGCTCCCGATGCCCGTTGCCATGCCGGCCTTTCGAAAGAAACCACAAGCTTGCTGGAATTCCAGTATTAAGAAATAGTCTATCGGGAAGGGCAACAATGCAATCAACAAGATCGGCATCGACCAATTTCTTTCGGATTAAAGGATCCGATTCGTCAGAAGATGATAGAGCACCATTTGCCATGACAAACCCTGCAGTGCCAGAAGGCGCTAAATGATAGAGAAAGTGCTGAATCCAAGCATAGTTCGCGTTGCCATCTCGAGGAGTTCCATATTCCCAACGCGGATCATCTGCTAACGACTCATCCCAATAATCAGAAATATTGAATGGCGGGTTGGCAATGATGAAATCGGCGCGTAAATCCGGATGCAAATCCTCAGTGAACGAATCTGCAGATTTAGTTCCCAAATCGGCATCAATCCCGCGCAACGCAAGGTTCATCTTGGCCAGCTTCCAAGTAGTATTGGTGAACTCTTGACCATAAATGGATAGCCGATCCCTGTTCCCGCCATGTGCTTCAACAAACTTTGCAGACTGAACGAACATGCCGCCACTGCCACAACACGGGTCCAGTACCCGGCCTTCAAAGGGCTGAAGCATTTCAACGAGGGTTTGCACAACACTACGCGGAGTATAGAATGCTCCACCCTCTTTACCAGTTTCCTTACCAGCAAACTGCCCAAGGAAATACTCATACACTGATCCGAGTACATCATCAGAACCATGATCACTACCGGTGCCGAAACCGATAGTTCCGATAAGGTCGACTAGGTCACCTAAACGTTTCTTATCCAAACCCTCACGCCCATAGTTACGCGGTAAAACACCGCGTAACGTGGGGTTTTCCTGTTCAATAAACTGCATCGCCTGATCGATCAGCTGCCCAATTTGAGGTTGCTTTGCTTGCGCCTGGAGGCTACTCCAACGAGCTCCTTCTGGTACCCAGAAAACGTTATGGCCAGTATACTCATCACGGTCTTCGAGAAAGCTATTGTATTGTTCCTCGCTTATGCCATCACTAGCTAACTCTTCTTTGAGTACTTTGCGGCGATCTTCGAATCGATCAGAAACGTATTTAAGAAAAACAAGTCCCAGCACAACGTGCTTATACTCTGAAGGTTCCTGATTGCCACGTAACGTATCAGCCGCCTCCCATAACGTCTGCTCAAGCGACTTTGTTTTCTTTTTGGCAACCACACGAAGCTCCTTTGATTTAACTATTGACAGGCAAACCTTCTCAAGATTTTAGTCTATTGTCCAGATGCGCACCAACCACTTCTTTGTCTTATTTACCCATATTTTAGAAACGTTAAAAGTTCCTCCACACATTCCCTTTTGTCATGCCAAAACTGCATTTTCAAAACACTGGCTCCCAGCTTTGTCCCACTAAAGTTAGAAACTACTAGAACTAAATCGGCTTACAATAACCGGTTTCGCCCCGCAGAAAAACTCTGCGGGGCGAAACTAAAACTAGAAGTTACTTACTCCCACTCAATCGTCGCCGGCGGCTTCGAGGTGCAATCGAGCATCACTCGATTGACATCAGCTACCTCGTTGGTGATGCGGTTAGAGATCTTGGCCAGCACGTCGTATGGCACGCGGGTCCAGTCCGCCGTCATCGCATCTTCAGACGAAACCGGACGCAACACGATCGGGTGACCGTAGGTACGGCCGTCACCCTGCACACCAACAGAACGAACGTCAGCTAGCAACACAACTGGGCATTGCCAGATCTCGCGATCCATACCGGCCGCGCTGAGCTCTTCACGCACAATCGCATCCGCTGCCCGCAAGGTCTCCAAGCGATCAAAGGTCACGTCGCCAACGATACGAATACCGAGGCCCGGGCCTGGGAACGGCTGACGCCACACTAGCTTTTCAGACAAGCCCAGCTCCAAGCCGATTGCCCGAACTTCGTCCTTGAACAAGTCACGCAATGGCTCTACCAACGAAAACTCGATATCCTCTGGCAGACCGCCAACATTGTGGTGCGACTTAATATTCGCAGTACCGTCTCCCCCACCAGACTCCACGACGTCTGGATACAAGGTTCCCTGAACCAAGAATGC containing:
- a CDS encoding type I restriction endonuclease subunit R, producing the protein MNRFNESVVEQATLDWLREIGYRTGYGPIDAEIGTVREQPSDVVLWSRVEDALRRLNPEASTQMVRAALARIRRADSQDIALENQRMHDLMVKGVPVEAKAADGETTTVLLRIIDFERPEQNDWYAINQFTVVENGHNRRPDIVVFLNGVPVGLFELKNPADEHATMRNAWNQIQTYRSEISAVFVPNVVTVISDGTAAAMSSFMGGFEHYAPWKTIDGRDVITNKSALEVLVKGVFAPERFLDILKNFVVFSDEAITDPTTGQRRRALVKRVAKYHQYWAVNAAVESTVRASRPNGDRRGGVVWHTQGSGKSFEMVFYAAKLIRDPRMSNPTLVFITDRNDLDDQLYREVFAPAHILPGIPVQAEGRDNLRSLLSRVAGGIIFTTLHKFAPGEDGDTNPVLTDRRNVVVVADEAHRSQYGFEETLDTNGRLKAGLAKHMRDALPNATFLGFTGTPIESNDRSTKAVFGDYIDIYDLTRAVEDGATVKIFYESRLAKINLDDVTMEKVDSVIEEALQQALYDSPERAKTKWSRLEALVGADSRLDAVAADIVEHWETRRATMHGKAMIVTMSRRIAVDLYNKITALRPEWHSDDITKGKIKVVMTGSAADPAEFQPHIYSKDERRDLKLRAKNPEDELEIVIVRDMWLTGFDAPSMHTMYVDKPMQGAGLMQAIARVNRRFKDKPGGLIVDYIGLFTSLQEALSVYSPSDREQAGVPIEKLIYVMQEKYDIVKGILHNITYDSSPDLSPSDRLSQYATVLDYVLSDQEITKRYTDQVLALAKAYALVASRPEAVAIRDDVRLFTDVRTAALKMISPESGGAQQGSSNLDSVLAQLVNESVTADKVIDVYQFAGMENPELSLLSEEFLESIAKIDKPNLQMNLLRRLLNDEIRTLRRTNLVQSRKFSELLDDAVKRYTNRSLTTAEIIAELVSLAKDMRANQKRAKELGLSDAEVALYDAVIQNDSAILEMGDETLKTIAQELVRTIQSSATIDWTVKETVRARMRSRIKRLLAKFKYPPDKQEEAVKLIIEQAEHLAGGDNFDG
- a CDS encoding restriction endonuclease subunit S; amino-acid sequence: MLRKLGDIAPMIYGKSLPSRKRNTGTIPVVSSGGLTGVHDQALIYDPCVVIGRKGTIGSVYYLDSPCFPIDTVFYTRGSEHVYLKYLYYFLLTLPLEDMNNDSAVPGLNRTELESLDVRIPSMEEQHAIAATLGALDEKIESNRNARTKFSDLIEALSEKFEERLPLVSLGSIGTFSKATVNPKKMGDSLVNHFSLPAFDAGVGPEEVQAFVIKSNKLLLPDKSVLISRLNPRIERMWWAISQQGLPSLASTEFLVLTAKNELELAALWLAVRSPSFRRELPQRVTGTSGSHQRVRPADVLSIVVPDFTEAGHELKQQTLALLHMDAALCVESRRLAALRDALLPELMSGRIRVPEAREAIEKEIG
- a CDS encoding type I restriction-modification system subunit M is translated as MVAKKKTKSLEQTLWEAADTLRGNQEPSEYKHVVLGLVFLKYVSDRFEDRRKVLKEELASDGISEEQYNSFLEDRDEYTGHNVFWVPEGARWSSLQAQAKQPQIGQLIDQAMQFIEQENPTLRGVLPRNYGREGLDKKRLGDLVDLIGTIGFGTGSDHGSDDVLGSVYEYFLGQFAGKETGKEGGAFYTPRSVVQTLVEMLQPFEGRVLDPCCGSGGMFVQSAKFVEAHGGNRDRLSIYGQEFTNTTWKLAKMNLALRGIDADLGTKSADSFTEDLHPDLRADFIIANPPFNISDYWDESLADDPRWEYGTPRDGNANYAWIQHFLYHLAPSGTAGFVMANGALSSSDESDPLIRKKLVDADLVDCIVALPDRLFLNTGIPASLWFLSKGRHGNGHRERLGEVLFIDARELGTMITRARRELSEDDVGRIAGTYNAWRSKSDYGSYSDELGFCKAATAKEIEANNYILTPGRYVGVAEAESDGEPIDEKIERLKIELLAEFARGKEIERRVREILDQLR